The DNA window GTTGATCTGGCCCCAGGCCAGGCGCACCCAGGCAAAACCGCCAAAGGGGAAGGAAGAACGAGCGAACTCCACGGCGAGGTACACCAGCGGGAAGACGGCGAATCCCCACCGCCTGCGCGCAACCCACACCCCGGCGGTACCCGTGACCAGTCCGTACAGGGAGAGGAAGAATGCCAAGGCCAGGTACGGCATCGGTCCGACGAACTCACCAATCCACGGCAGCAACAGCAGGTAGCAGGCCAGCGCCTGCAGCATGCCGAGCCCTGCACCCAAACGCGCGCTTGGGCGTGCACCGTTCGGCCAGGGCGCAAGCGCGGCGTAGAACAGCGCCATCGCCACAAGCGCCAGCACCCAGTAACCAAAAGGCTCATAGGAGAAGAACAGCAGCGCGCCGGAGCCTGCGGCGAGCAGGCAGCGCAGCGCTGTCGTCCATGCGCTACTCACCTACTTGCGCTCCTCGCCAGTATCGTTGCCGGTATCGTCGCCGGGATTCGCTTCCTTGCGGAACATCTCTTCGAGTTCGTCGGCGTCGATCACTTCATGGCTCTGCTCAGGCGCCGCGGGGCCGCCGAAGTTGCCGTAGCTGGTCTGGAATTGCGACAGTGGCGAGGCGTTGTAGACGCGCACGCTGAACTCTTCCATGCTGCGCATCGCCCGATTCGTGATCACGCGGCGCAGCAGCGCCCGGGTCGGACCGAATACCAGCAAAAGCCCCACCGCGGAGGTGACGAAGCCCGGGATGATGCTGAGCAGCCAGCCCGTCATCAGCAGCGCGGAGTCCCCGGCGAGGCGGCCGAGCGAGCTGCGGCCTTGCGAGGCCTGTGCGAGCGCACCCCGCAGGCTCACACTCGCCAACACGGCGCCCAGAAGCATCAGCGCGAAGATGGCGAAGATAGCCCAGCCGACGCCGATGAGCTTGGCCACTCCGTAAAACGCGAGGGCCTCGATGAAAAAGTAGGCGAAAATAAACAGCGGCATGCGGCCAGACTACCTGCCGAGCTGGCGCAGCAGCCATTCAACATCGCGGGTGAGGTGCTGGAAATACGGCCCGTAGTGGTTCAGGCCCGTCCGGCCTGGCAGGCGCGGTAAACGCCGGGTCTGCAACCCCAC is part of the Corynebacterium imitans genome and encodes:
- a CDS encoding FxsA family protein — translated: MPLFIFAYFFIEALAFYGVAKLIGVGWAIFAIFALMLLGAVLASVSLRGALAQASQGRSSLGRLAGDSALLMTGWLLSIIPGFVTSAVGLLLVFGPTRALLRRVITNRAMRSMEEFSVRVYNASPLSQFQTSYGNFGGPAAPEQSHEVIDADELEEMFRKEANPGDDTGNDTGEERK